A genomic window from Halogeometricum borinquense DSM 11551 includes:
- a CDS encoding DUF5784 family protein: protein MARPLRFRYAPGRWDEARVRRDIYDDLDSNLGATKETPWFKPPADFEAVRFEMNNGDIALFCWNDDTAYWMGNTETPEALWRTDKKGFSEVPHSVSRWVTRELTAQLHEESPWLEPYPHLSWFFLPVFLSKDGRETTREFFHDHAAGFPDATRDEALSFYEGFLATGVLDDHREVMAGKLGTSEYLDLTRMTAAMGEFNAGKLLVDAGYDIVPEIDVTTGHAIDYRASRNGDGTLVEVTRPLPTSKRSAGTPVAAVRDTAETKSGGQLEEHGGGVVLFVDCSSFPDDDWFSVRDEKPEVHHRPAVVFRVRPSGRFEGYTKGRVPLDIPF, encoded by the coding sequence GTGGCACGCCCGCTGCGATTTCGCTATGCGCCGGGACGATGGGATGAGGCCCGCGTCCGGCGTGACATTTACGACGACCTCGACTCGAATCTCGGCGCGACGAAGGAGACGCCGTGGTTCAAACCGCCGGCCGACTTCGAAGCAGTGCGGTTCGAGATGAACAACGGAGACATCGCGCTGTTCTGCTGGAACGACGACACCGCATACTGGATGGGAAACACTGAGACGCCCGAAGCGCTCTGGCGGACGGACAAAAAGGGCTTCTCGGAGGTCCCCCACAGCGTCTCTCGGTGGGTGACGCGCGAACTGACCGCGCAACTGCACGAGGAGTCGCCGTGGTTGGAACCGTATCCGCATCTCTCGTGGTTCTTTCTTCCAGTGTTTCTCTCGAAGGACGGCCGAGAGACGACGCGTGAGTTCTTCCACGACCACGCCGCTGGGTTCCCCGACGCGACGCGCGACGAGGCGTTATCGTTCTACGAAGGGTTCCTCGCTACGGGTGTCCTCGACGACCACCGCGAGGTGATGGCCGGCAAACTCGGTACCTCCGAGTATCTCGATCTGACGCGGATGACTGCCGCGATGGGCGAGTTCAATGCCGGAAAACTCCTCGTTGACGCGGGCTACGACATCGTTCCCGAGATAGACGTCACAACCGGGCACGCCATCGACTACCGCGCCTCTCGGAACGGTGACGGGACACTCGTCGAAGTGACGCGACCGCTTCCGACGAGTAAGCGCAGTGCCGGGACGCCCGTCGCCGCGGTGCGCGATACCGCTGAGACGAAATCCGGCGGGCAGTTAGAGGAACACGGCGGCGGCGTCGTCCTGTTCGTGGACTGTTCGTCGTTCCCGGACGATGACTGGTTCTCCGTCCGCGACGAGAAACCCGAGGTTCACCACCGCCCGGCCGTCGTCTTCCGCGTCCGACCGTCCGGCCGATTCGAGGGCTACACGAAGGGGCGCGTCCCCCTCGACATTCCGTTCTAG
- the htpX gene encoding zinc metalloprotease HtpX, giving the protein MDWKPDWGLRGRMVLTMFLLFALYIVFVGALVYTDSFIVLPFVAVFLFAQFFFSDKLALYSMGAKKVSEDEYPELHATISRLSQQADLPKPKIAVVDSRVPNAFATGRSQNNAAICVTTGLMRMLDSDELEGVLAHELAHVKNRDVMVMTIASFLSTVAFMIVRWGFWFGGGNRDRQGGGIIAAIAVSLVVWIVSFVLIRALSRYREYAADRGAAVITGQPSALASALMKISGGMDKVPQDDLREQSEMNAFFIIPIKSDFIGRVFSTHPSTENRIERLRQLEREMETA; this is encoded by the coding sequence ATGGATTGGAAACCGGACTGGGGACTTCGTGGCCGAATGGTGCTGACGATGTTCCTCCTCTTTGCCCTCTACATCGTGTTTGTTGGGGCGCTGGTGTACACGGACAGTTTCATCGTCCTTCCGTTCGTCGCCGTGTTCCTGTTCGCGCAGTTCTTCTTCAGCGACAAACTCGCGCTGTACAGTATGGGTGCCAAGAAGGTCTCCGAAGACGAGTATCCGGAACTGCACGCGACGATTTCGCGGCTTTCCCAACAGGCCGACCTGCCGAAGCCGAAGATTGCGGTCGTGGACTCGCGCGTCCCGAACGCCTTCGCTACCGGTCGATCACAGAACAACGCGGCTATCTGTGTGACGACTGGTCTGATGCGGATGCTCGATAGCGACGAGTTAGAGGGCGTCCTCGCGCACGAACTCGCCCACGTGAAGAACCGTGACGTGATGGTGATGACCATCGCGTCGTTCCTCTCGACAGTCGCATTCATGATCGTCCGGTGGGGCTTCTGGTTCGGTGGCGGCAACCGCGACCGACAGGGCGGCGGCATCATCGCGGCTATCGCCGTTTCGCTCGTCGTCTGGATCGTTTCGTTCGTCCTCATCCGCGCGCTCTCACGCTACCGTGAGTACGCCGCGGACCGTGGTGCTGCAGTGATTACCGGCCAACCCTCGGCTCTCGCGTCGGCTCTGATGAAGATTTCCGGGGGGATGGACAAGGTGCCGCAGGATGACCTGCGCGAGCAGTCGGAGATGAACGCGTTCTTCATCATCCCGATCAAGAGCGACTTCATCGGTCGCGTCTTCAGCACGCACCCGTCTACGGAGAACCGCATCGAGCGACTTCGCCAACTGGAACGCGAGATGGAGACGGCATAA
- a CDS encoding DUF5786 family protein has product MSMGAYDEDEHERRERKNGSVDATFDDDRTVYHGEVTYDSGDSTEALLDKFREMKDT; this is encoded by the coding sequence ATGTCAATGGGTGCCTACGACGAAGACGAACACGAGCGCCGAGAGCGAAAGAACGGCTCAGTCGATGCGACGTTCGACGACGACCGAACGGTATACCACGGTGAGGTAACCTACGACTCCGGCGACTCCACGGAAGCACTCCTCGACAAGTTCCGTGAAATGAAGGACACGTAA
- a CDS encoding YkgJ family cysteine cluster protein, giving the protein MKVNCEGCAGCCIDWRPVSPAPSNHERRGPREPLDDVYNLVPLTRDEIAAFVRDGFGDVLVPRMWEATPDADAAVEIDGVEVAAIGGKPAFFVGLRKPPKPVTPFGTEQTWLHACVFLDPETLQCRIHGDEMYPSECRDYPGHNLALGTESECERVEEEFGDDRLLDGDAPDVSGLLLGPHAVGSKVFAYPDPEALAGTVEQMRRGDLTDADRAAFVGVAVGSRPGSTDVDTARVEAVKTTVLEAESWAGTAAEAWTELSGVVGDDAADAPDGASVEVGRGAPETAGWDDAEYSGWDDAEYSG; this is encoded by the coding sequence ATGAAGGTCAACTGCGAGGGGTGTGCCGGGTGCTGTATCGACTGGCGTCCGGTGTCGCCTGCGCCTTCCAATCACGAGCGTCGCGGCCCAAGAGAGCCGTTAGACGACGTGTACAACCTCGTTCCGCTGACACGCGACGAGATTGCGGCGTTCGTGCGCGACGGATTCGGCGACGTGCTAGTCCCGCGGATGTGGGAGGCGACGCCGGACGCGGACGCCGCTGTCGAGATAGACGGCGTCGAAGTTGCGGCTATCGGCGGGAAGCCCGCGTTCTTCGTCGGCCTCCGGAAGCCGCCGAAGCCCGTCACACCGTTCGGCACCGAGCAGACGTGGTTGCACGCCTGCGTCTTCTTGGATCCCGAGACGCTCCAGTGTCGCATCCACGGCGACGAAATGTATCCCAGCGAGTGCCGCGACTATCCCGGGCACAATCTGGCGCTCGGGACAGAATCGGAGTGCGAGCGCGTAGAGGAGGAGTTCGGGGACGACAGGCTGCTCGACGGTGATGCGCCGGACGTGAGCGGACTGCTCCTCGGTCCGCACGCCGTCGGATCGAAGGTGTTCGCCTATCCCGACCCCGAAGCACTCGCTGGAACGGTCGAGCAGATGCGGCGCGGCGACCTGACCGATGCAGACCGCGCGGCGTTCGTTGGTGTTGCTGTCGGGTCACGCCCGGGTTCGACGGACGTTGATACGGCGCGCGTCGAGGCGGTGAAAACGACAGTCCTCGAAGCCGAGTCGTGGGCTGGCACGGCCGCCGAAGCGTGGACGGAACTGTCAGGTGTTGTTGGCGACGACGCGGCGGACGCTCCAGACGGTGCGAGTGTCGAAGTCGGTCGCGGCGCACCGGAGACAGCTGGTTGGGATGACGCCGAATATTCTGGATGGGACGACGCCGAGTACTCTGGATAG
- a CDS encoding 60S ribosomal export protein NMD3, producing the protein MSSGDFCPRCGDPVPEREEPLPGMPRDRDAVLCDACYFEDFDLVDAPERIEVRVCSQCGAVHKGNRWVDVGARDYTDVAIEEVSEALGVHLKAEDVQWGVEPEQVDQNTIRMHCSFSGFVRDTHIEETVTVPVKISRQTCKRCGRIAGGYYSSIVQIRAEERDPTKEEAQRAVEIAESYIEEREETGDRNAFISEISNSGDGPNIKISTNQMGSGVAKHVVRELGGNVEEYPTLVTEDGDGNEVYRVTYAVRLPKFTPGEIIDPDDDDGPVLVRSVRGNLKGVRLDSGEQYESQFEEGETPDARRLGTVEDAAETTVVTVEDENAVQVLDPETYESKTIARPDYFDSDAAMVHVLKSRSGLHILPDEAVENGETSD; encoded by the coding sequence ATGAGTTCAGGCGACTTCTGTCCGCGCTGTGGGGACCCCGTACCGGAGCGTGAGGAACCGCTCCCCGGAATGCCCCGTGACCGCGACGCGGTCCTTTGCGACGCGTGTTACTTCGAGGATTTCGACCTCGTAGACGCGCCGGAGCGTATCGAGGTTCGCGTTTGTTCGCAGTGCGGCGCGGTCCACAAGGGGAACCGCTGGGTGGACGTCGGCGCCCGCGACTACACCGACGTCGCCATCGAGGAGGTTTCAGAGGCGTTGGGCGTCCACCTGAAAGCGGAGGACGTTCAGTGGGGCGTCGAACCCGAACAGGTGGATCAAAACACGATCCGGATGCACTGTTCGTTCTCCGGATTCGTCCGCGACACCCACATCGAGGAGACGGTAACGGTGCCGGTGAAGATATCGCGGCAGACGTGCAAACGATGCGGCCGCATCGCCGGTGGCTACTACTCAAGCATCGTCCAGATTCGCGCTGAGGAGCGCGACCCGACGAAAGAGGAAGCTCAACGCGCGGTCGAAATCGCGGAGTCGTACATCGAAGAACGCGAGGAGACAGGCGACAGAAACGCGTTTATCTCCGAGATTTCGAATTCGGGCGACGGTCCGAACATCAAGATATCCACGAACCAGATGGGTAGCGGCGTGGCGAAGCACGTCGTGCGCGAACTCGGCGGCAACGTCGAGGAGTATCCGACGCTCGTTACGGAAGACGGCGACGGCAACGAGGTGTACCGCGTCACCTACGCCGTCCGCCTGCCGAAGTTCACGCCGGGCGAGATCATCGACCCGGACGACGACGACGGACCGGTGTTAGTCCGAAGTGTCCGCGGGAACCTGAAGGGCGTCCGCCTCGACAGCGGCGAACAGTACGAATCGCAGTTCGAGGAGGGGGAAACGCCCGACGCGCGCCGACTCGGTACCGTCGAAGACGCAGCGGAAACCACCGTCGTCACCGTCGAGGACGAGAACGCCGTACAGGTCCTCGACCCCGAAACGTACGAATCAAAGACGATAGCGCGCCCGGACTACTTCGATAGCGACGCGGCGATGGTCCACGTCCTCAAAAGTCGTTCTGGACTGCACATTCTTCCCGACGAAGCAGTAGAAAACGGCGAAACGTCGGATTAG
- a CDS encoding ATP-dependent DNA helicase — protein sequence MDPDRILPSFPAPSYRGAQEQALCDIRDAFAAGNDVVLVRAPTGSGKSLLARSIAGAARTTEEAKPAQATDAYYTTPQVSQLDDVAEDELLEDLSIIRGKSNYTCILNGETDTPVDRAPCARQKGFDCTVRHRCPYFSDRAIASNRKIAAMTLAYFMQTAGSDVFRQRDVVVIDEAHGLAEWAEMYATIDLNPNTVPVWDDVGVPNVTTADDPLERTVRFAEALLQVCSNAKDELLTKSELTPEEASRRDRLQELRSELKWFIEDYRDPESPTTWVVDQFGGEGEPITAKPLDPARYLKHTVWDRGNKFALLSATILNKDAFCRGVGLDPSNVALVDVEHTFPVENRPLYDVTQGKMTYEHRDETIPKIARLLVRLMAKHPDEKGLVHCHSYAIQSELRKRLAQLGLGGRIRGHDKANRDAELETWKASSGADVFLSVKMEEALDLKGDLCRWQVICKAPYLNTNDSRVAQRLEDGQWSWYRRAALRTVIQACGRVVRAPDDYGATYLADSSLLQLFDRTRSEMPEWFAEQVRRMSTPDLPEFDQEAAGGRGRSSGSRPSPRSSPSRSSSGSSRSSGSSRSSSRQSSGSTSSRGRSGTGGENSRSRSQSDDADDRSNHPLSDVWGDG from the coding sequence GTGGACCCCGACCGAATCCTGCCGTCGTTTCCGGCCCCGAGCTATCGCGGGGCACAGGAACAAGCGCTCTGCGATATCCGCGACGCGTTCGCCGCCGGGAACGACGTCGTTCTCGTCCGCGCGCCGACGGGGAGCGGTAAGTCTCTTCTCGCACGCTCTATCGCCGGTGCCGCCCGGACGACGGAGGAAGCGAAACCCGCGCAGGCGACAGACGCTTACTATACGACGCCGCAGGTGTCGCAGTTGGACGACGTGGCCGAAGACGAGTTGCTCGAAGATCTGAGCATCATCCGTGGCAAGTCAAACTACACCTGTATTCTGAACGGTGAAACGGACACGCCCGTTGACCGTGCGCCGTGTGCGCGACAGAAGGGGTTCGACTGCACCGTCAGGCACCGCTGTCCGTACTTTTCGGACCGCGCCATCGCCTCGAACCGGAAGATTGCGGCGATGACGCTCGCGTACTTCATGCAGACCGCCGGCTCCGACGTGTTTCGACAGCGCGACGTGGTGGTGATAGACGAAGCCCACGGGCTGGCAGAATGGGCTGAAATGTACGCGACTATCGATCTGAACCCGAATACGGTGCCCGTCTGGGATGATGTGGGCGTACCCAACGTGACCACGGCAGACGACCCGCTCGAACGGACTGTTCGGTTCGCCGAAGCCTTGCTACAGGTGTGTTCGAACGCGAAAGACGAACTCCTGACGAAATCCGAACTCACACCCGAAGAGGCGTCACGGCGCGACCGGTTACAGGAGCTCCGTTCGGAGTTGAAGTGGTTTATCGAGGATTACCGCGATCCCGAAAGTCCGACGACGTGGGTTGTAGACCAGTTCGGCGGCGAGGGCGAACCGATCACGGCGAAACCGCTGGATCCGGCGCGCTACCTCAAACACACCGTCTGGGACCGGGGCAACAAGTTCGCTCTGCTCTCGGCGACGATTCTGAACAAAGACGCCTTCTGTCGCGGCGTCGGTCTCGATCCGTCGAACGTCGCGCTCGTGGATGTCGAACACACGTTCCCCGTTGAGAACCGACCGCTGTACGACGTAACGCAGGGAAAGATGACGTACGAACACCGCGACGAGACGATTCCGAAGATCGCTCGCCTTCTCGTTCGCCTGATGGCGAAACACCCAGACGAAAAGGGCCTCGTCCACTGTCACTCGTACGCCATCCAGTCTGAACTTCGGAAGCGACTCGCGCAGTTGGGTCTCGGCGGTCGCATCCGCGGGCACGACAAGGCGAACCGGGACGCCGAGTTGGAGACGTGGAAGGCGTCCTCGGGCGCGGACGTGTTCCTCTCAGTGAAGATGGAGGAAGCGCTCGACTTGAAGGGTGATCTGTGTCGCTGGCAGGTCATCTGTAAAGCGCCGTATCTCAACACGAACGATTCGCGCGTCGCCCAACGTCTCGAAGACGGGCAGTGGTCGTGGTATCGTCGCGCGGCGCTCAGAACCGTGATTCAGGCGTGCGGCCGGGTCGTCCGGGCACCTGACGACTACGGGGCAACGTATCTCGCAGATTCGTCGCTCCTTCAGTTGTTCGACCGCACCCGCTCTGAGATGCCTGAGTGGTTTGCAGAACAGGTCCGGCGGATGAGTACGCCTGACTTGCCCGAATTCGATCAAGAGGCTGCGGGCGGACGCGGGCGGTCATCGGGGTCGCGTCCGTCGCCACGTTCGTCGCCGTCGCGGTCTTCGTCCGGTTCGTCCCGGTCGTCGGGTTCGTCACGGTCTTCGTCTCGACAGTCGTCTGGATCGACTTCGAGTCGCGGCCGTTCCGGTACTGGTGGCGAAAACAGTCGCTCTCGAAGTCAGTCGGACGACGCCGACGACCGGTCGAACCACCCCCTCTCGGATGTCTGGGGCGACGGCTGA
- a CDS encoding DUF5789 family protein encodes MRLNRTDELINAHEFPATTEELIEAYGDQTIEHPNGSEQLGDVFARAGFETYTCADDARNALLCGLGHEAIGRRYYSDRDVSTFGEDGPQQVSF; translated from the coding sequence ATGCGCCTGAACCGTACCGACGAACTCATCAACGCCCACGAGTTCCCGGCGACCACAGAAGAACTCATCGAGGCATACGGCGACCAGACCATCGAACACCCCAACGGTAGCGAGCAACTCGGCGACGTGTTCGCCCGTGCGGGGTTCGAGACGTACACCTGCGCCGACGATGCACGCAACGCACTCCTTTGCGGTTTGGGCCACGAGGCTATCGGTCGTCGCTATTACAGCGACCGTGACGTCTCTACGTTCGGAGAGGACGGGCCGCAACAGGTCTCTTTCTAG
- a CDS encoding PHP domain-containing protein, translating to MTENAFTDDRPLTAVIRDRNGDFDGDEPVADLHLHTTASDGVLTIAEVPDAAVAGGVEVVAVTDHDRVHPDLDAPVTERDGVTMIRGVELRVETPEQRLDLLGYAVRDTPAIREVTERIQTDRKERGRKIVENVESHLDVELDIELREGIGRPNIARAIEGSDAPYDYEDAFAHLIGNDGPCYVQRYVPDFETGVAALRESCAVVGLAHPFRYPDPEAALERAAELDAVERFYPYGGGSAAKEDVELVERIAAANDLLLTGGSDAHDRTLGVAGPTEDAFAAFAARVPGV from the coding sequence ATGACGGAAAACGCTTTCACCGACGACCGACCACTCACGGCCGTGATTCGAGACCGGAACGGCGATTTCGACGGCGACGAACCCGTGGCGGACCTCCATCTGCACACAACGGCGTCCGACGGCGTCTTGACGATTGCAGAGGTCCCCGATGCAGCCGTCGCGGGCGGTGTAGAGGTCGTAGCGGTGACGGACCACGACCGTGTCCATCCGGACCTCGACGCACCCGTCACCGAGCGCGACGGCGTGACGATGATTCGCGGGGTCGAACTGCGCGTCGAAACGCCCGAACAACGACTTGATCTGCTCGGATACGCCGTCCGCGACACGCCGGCCATTCGAGAAGTGACAGAACGCATTCAGACCGACCGGAAGGAACGCGGTCGGAAGATTGTCGAGAACGTGGAGTCGCACCTCGACGTCGAACTCGACATCGAACTCCGCGAGGGAATCGGCCGTCCGAACATCGCCCGTGCTATCGAGGGGAGCGACGCCCCATACGACTACGAAGACGCGTTTGCCCACCTCATCGGAAACGACGGCCCATGCTACGTCCAGCGGTACGTCCCCGACTTCGAGACGGGTGTTGCGGCCCTCAGAGAGTCGTGCGCCGTCGTCGGTCTTGCGCACCCGTTCCGCTATCCCGATCCCGAAGCAGCGCTGGAACGCGCCGCTGAACTCGACGCTGTCGAGCGATTCTATCCCTACGGCGGTGGAAGCGCGGCGAAAGAAGATGTGGAACTAGTCGAGCGCATCGCCGCCGCCAACGACTTGCTCTTGACCGGCGGGAGTGACGCGCACGATAGAACGCTGGGTGTCGCGGGTCCAACCGAGGACGCGTTCGCCGCGTTCGCCGCGCGCGTGCCGGGCGTCTGA
- a CDS encoding phosphoribosyltransferase: MFTNRTEAGKRLAERLQEAAVNPDLVLAIPRGGLPVGRAVADALGVPLDVVVASKVGAPGNPELAIGAVTGEGDLWLNDSLVEQFGIGDRYIESQREREADVAREKVRAYRGGKPVPDVSGKRVVIVDDGVATGATALACLQQVRSGGAARIVFAVPVASAATIPRLREVADDVVVVEVPETFAAVGYHYRDFGQVTDEEALEYLDDEV; this comes from the coding sequence ATGTTCACAAATCGCACAGAGGCAGGAAAACGGCTCGCTGAACGATTGCAAGAGGCGGCCGTAAACCCTGACCTCGTCCTTGCCATCCCGCGCGGTGGCCTCCCCGTCGGACGCGCCGTCGCGGACGCACTTGGCGTTCCGTTGGACGTGGTGGTCGCCTCGAAGGTCGGCGCGCCGGGGAACCCCGAACTGGCTATCGGGGCCGTCACGGGCGAGGGAGACCTGTGGCTCAACGATTCGCTCGTCGAGCAGTTCGGTATCGGAGACAGGTATATCGAATCCCAACGCGAGAGAGAGGCCGACGTCGCCCGAGAGAAAGTGCGTGCATACCGTGGTGGAAAGCCGGTACCGGACGTGTCGGGCAAGCGTGTCGTTATCGTAGACGACGGCGTGGCGACGGGTGCGACAGCGCTCGCCTGCCTGCAACAGGTCCGAAGCGGCGGCGCAGCCCGCATCGTCTTTGCCGTCCCCGTCGCTTCGGCGGCGACGATTCCGCGTCTCCGCGAGGTCGCAGACGACGTAGTGGTCGTGGAGGTGCCCGAGACGTTTGCGGCCGTCGGCTACCACTACCGTGACTTCGGACAAGTGACGGACGAGGAGGCGTTAGAATACCTGGACGACGAGGTATGA
- a CDS encoding DUF6757 family protein codes for MKCHYCERDAAYAAEKDGIKVGLCERHFRERVEELADSEELAALREQIDIDRTE; via the coding sequence ATGAAGTGCCACTACTGCGAGCGAGACGCCGCGTACGCCGCCGAAAAGGATGGGATAAAGGTGGGTCTCTGTGAACGGCACTTCCGAGAGCGTGTCGAGGAACTCGCTGACTCCGAGGAACTCGCCGCCCTGCGGGAGCAAATCGACATTGACCGAACGGAGTAA
- a CDS encoding DUF7561 family protein, which yields MTTEPCDGCGKSVRIGGGIGDFWSFSNESTQGITLELEDGGEFFLCYDCIDQLPDDRVVTSDDVRSL from the coding sequence GTGACGACAGAACCGTGTGACGGCTGTGGGAAGTCTGTCCGTATCGGCGGCGGAATCGGCGACTTCTGGTCGTTCTCGAACGAATCCACGCAGGGGATCACACTCGAACTCGAAGACGGCGGCGAGTTCTTCCTCTGCTATGACTGCATCGACCAGTTGCCTGACGACCGCGTGGTAACGAGCGACGACGTACGGTCGCTGTGA
- a CDS encoding DUF7530 family protein, protein MTRTQFGETWVYESIVGALPGIHLTDGEAIALQLGLFEVFVVFFAWAYDLWEAVLPGSIAVGVAAVGSVVMLRMGQTTRETNLPDAYTRLLFGSSIEVVLGVLAFVALVTHLFVYDPRQSGTTLFVSLFGREPPVIVVYLTLLVLWDLCYRIGTSWWAAIVSLWGSLRFTVDSTTAQTLRVADAWNVIFGIAQLALVPFILNQRMLLLAVAGHVVAVTVVSTVAAVTMRIE, encoded by the coding sequence ATGACCCGCACGCAGTTCGGTGAGACGTGGGTGTACGAGAGTATCGTCGGCGCGCTTCCGGGAATCCACCTGACGGATGGGGAAGCCATTGCTCTGCAACTCGGTCTGTTCGAGGTGTTTGTCGTCTTCTTCGCGTGGGCGTACGACCTCTGGGAAGCAGTTCTCCCGGGCAGTATCGCGGTCGGCGTCGCAGCGGTCGGAAGCGTCGTGATGCTCCGGATGGGCCAGACGACGAGAGAGACGAATCTCCCCGACGCTTACACGCGACTGCTGTTCGGATCGAGCATCGAAGTGGTTCTCGGCGTCTTGGCGTTCGTCGCCCTCGTGACACATCTGTTCGTATACGACCCACGACAGAGTGGAACAACGCTGTTTGTCTCTCTGTTCGGCCGAGAACCGCCGGTTATCGTCGTCTACCTGACGCTGTTAGTTCTCTGGGACCTCTGCTACCGCATCGGAACGTCGTGGTGGGCCGCCATCGTCTCGCTGTGGGGATCACTGCGGTTCACTGTGGACTCGACGACAGCGCAAACGCTCCGCGTGGCTGACGCATGGAACGTTATTTTCGGGATCGCACAACTCGCACTCGTTCCGTTTATCCTCAACCAGCGAATGCTGTTGCTCGCTGTGGCCGGTCACGTCGTCGCCGTTACGGTCGTCTCGACGGTTGCCGCAGTGACTATGAGAATCGAGTGA
- a CDS encoding DUF7317 family protein yields MHTHALTTAMTLYQSGTLTLSQAATRAGRSEEALVSALHQHGVEVREQEEVTAATTETPARAD; encoded by the coding sequence ATGCACACACACGCGCTGACGACGGCGATGACGCTGTACCAGAGCGGAACGCTGACGCTTTCACAGGCGGCTACCCGTGCGGGCCGCTCCGAGGAAGCGCTCGTGTCTGCGCTCCACCAACACGGTGTCGAGGTCCGGGAGCAAGAGGAAGTGACCGCCGCGACGACCGAGACGCCTGCTCGGGCCGACTAA
- a CDS encoding NAD-dependent epimerase/dehydratase family protein, with amino-acid sequence MKVLVTGATGFVGSRLVRALLDDGHEVSALVRDASNAELPADVHVIEGDLLETGGFHLVDDGDTGNGGNADLRESDDRTFEDCLSALGIEAAYYLVHSMQSGSDFEERDRRAARHFERGVSAASVERVVYLGGLGEERDHLSPHLRSRREVEYVLGEGDYDLTTLRAAIIIGDGSASFEVIRQLADRLPVMVTPRWVDTECQPIYVDDVVAYLVGVLDAPETAGETYEIGGPDVLTYGEVLKRVGEHLDRQTRLVSVPVLTPRLSSYWVSLVTNVPTSVSRPLIEGLKNPVVVRDDSIKRHVEVELTPFDEAVTRALGAVSESDTEPAVEPVETVGEDGSDLESSAGSADT; translated from the coding sequence ATGAAAGTCCTCGTGACGGGAGCGACAGGATTCGTCGGCAGTCGTCTCGTCCGCGCCCTCTTAGACGACGGACACGAGGTATCGGCCCTCGTTCGAGATGCGTCGAACGCGGAACTTCCCGCGGACGTGCACGTCATCGAAGGCGACCTACTGGAGACGGGTGGCTTCCATCTCGTCGATGACGGAGACACTGGAAACGGCGGAAACGCCGACCTGCGCGAAAGCGACGACCGGACGTTCGAGGACTGCCTTTCTGCGCTCGGAATCGAGGCCGCGTACTACCTCGTCCACTCGATGCAGTCGGGGTCAGACTTCGAAGAACGCGACAGACGTGCCGCACGACACTTCGAGCGAGGGGTTTCCGCGGCAAGCGTCGAACGAGTGGTCTACCTCGGTGGACTCGGTGAGGAACGCGACCACCTCTCGCCGCATCTGCGTTCGCGGCGCGAAGTAGAGTACGTTCTCGGCGAGGGCGATTACGACCTGACGACGCTCCGGGCCGCCATCATCATCGGCGACGGAAGCGCGAGTTTCGAGGTGATTCGCCAACTCGCCGATCGCCTCCCGGTGATGGTGACGCCGCGGTGGGTGGATACGGAGTGTCAGCCCATCTACGTCGATGACGTGGTGGCATACCTCGTCGGCGTGCTCGACGCACCCGAAACCGCCGGAGAGACATACGAAATCGGTGGTCCCGACGTGTTGACCTACGGCGAAGTTCTGAAACGGGTCGGCGAACACCTCGACCGTCAGACGCGCCTCGTCTCAGTCCCCGTGTTAACTCCACGTCTCTCCTCGTACTGGGTCAGTCTCGTCACCAACGTCCCCACCTCGGTTTCCAGACCGCTCATCGAGGGCCTGAAAAACCCCGTTGTCGTCCGCGATGACAGTATCAAACGACACGTCGAAGTCGAGTTGACACCGTTCGACGAAGCGGTTACGCGTGCCCTCGGAGCGGTCAGCGAGTCCGACACTGAACCGGCGGTCGAACCGGTCGAAACGGTGGGCGAAGACGGGTCAGATCTTGAATCGAGTGCGGGTTCGGCCGATACCTGA